Sequence from the Deltaproteobacteria bacterium genome:
GCGGCGTCCACCTCGACCGCTACTACCACGTGATCCTCGACTCCGACGCGGAGCTCTGCGGGCTCCTCGGCGAGCTCGGCATCGCCGATCGCCTCATCTGGCGCGAGACCGGCATGGGCTTCCGGCTCGGGGGCAAGCTCTACGGCTTCAACTCGCCGCTCGATCTCCTGCGCTTCGGCGCGCTGTCCTTCC
This genomic interval carries:
- a CDS encoding FAD-dependent oxidoreductase translates to MKGSGKRVAVLGGGIGGLASAHYLLNAGFVPIVLEASDRLGGLGTWFDHRGVHLDRYYHVILDSDAELCGLLGELGIADRLIWRETGMGFRLGGKLYGFNSPLDLLRFGALSF